A part of Variovorax sp. HW608 genomic DNA contains:
- a CDS encoding molybdopterin-containing oxidoreductase family protein has product MTSPTRVLGACPHDCPDTCALVTTVQDGVAVKLQGNEAHRHTAGVLCTKVSRYIERNEHPERLVQPLKRSGPKGSGRFEPVSWDAALDDIAARLNVLRSNNPEKIVPYSYAGTMGLVQGESMDRRFFHKLGASLLDRTICSTAGGEALGFTLGGKVGMRTEFFAESRLILIWGSNSIASNLHFWRHAQAARRAGARLVCIDPRKTETADKCDEHVALLPGTDAALALALMHELIVNDWLDHDYIERYTLGWPQLRERALQWPPSRAAAVCGVPEEQIVALARAYGTTRPAAIRLNYGMQRVHGGGNAARAVACLPALVGAWRERAGGLLLSSSGLFPVDRAALQRPDLLAGRRPRTINMSTIGDALLDSANPIEALIVYNSNPVAVAPESGKVVAGFAREDLFTVVLEQFQTDTADYADYVLPATTQLEHWDIHFSYGHTDVMLNRPAVAPRGEARSNTWVFRELARRMGFDEPCFSDDDEALCRTAFPAEAVDFGELEANGFATLKLPDAPYAEGNFPTPSGRCEFFSARLAALGQDGLPDHVPNHEAAGSSREFPLAMISPPARNFLNSSFVNVRSLRSIEGEPLLEISEADASARGIADGATVRVFNQRGEYRCRAEVSRRARPGVVHGLGIWWRKLGLDGTNVNQLTSQRLTDIGRGPTFYDCLVEVESVLEG; this is encoded by the coding sequence ATGACCTCCCCAACCCGCGTCCTCGGAGCCTGCCCGCACGACTGTCCTGATACCTGCGCGCTCGTCACCACCGTGCAGGACGGCGTCGCCGTCAAGCTGCAAGGCAACGAGGCGCATCGGCACACGGCCGGCGTTCTTTGCACCAAGGTCTCGCGCTACATCGAGCGCAACGAGCATCCGGAGCGTCTCGTCCAGCCGCTGAAGCGCTCCGGCCCCAAGGGGAGCGGCCGCTTCGAGCCCGTGAGCTGGGACGCCGCCCTCGACGACATCGCCGCGCGCCTGAATGTTCTGAGAAGTAACAATCCGGAAAAGATTGTGCCCTACAGTTACGCGGGCACGATGGGTCTGGTGCAGGGCGAGTCGATGGACCGTCGTTTTTTCCACAAGCTCGGTGCGTCGCTCCTGGACCGGACGATCTGCTCCACCGCCGGTGGCGAGGCCCTAGGTTTTACTTTGGGCGGCAAGGTCGGCATGCGGACCGAATTCTTCGCCGAATCCAGGCTGATCCTGATCTGGGGCAGCAACTCGATCGCGAGCAACCTGCATTTCTGGCGGCATGCGCAGGCGGCCAGGCGCGCCGGGGCGCGGCTGGTGTGCATCGACCCGCGCAAGACCGAGACGGCCGACAAGTGCGACGAGCACGTGGCGCTCTTGCCCGGCACCGATGCCGCGCTGGCCCTCGCCCTGATGCACGAGCTGATCGTCAACGACTGGCTCGATCACGACTACATCGAGCGCTACACCCTCGGCTGGCCGCAGTTGCGCGAGCGCGCGCTGCAGTGGCCGCCGTCGCGCGCGGCCGCGGTGTGCGGCGTGCCGGAGGAACAGATCGTCGCGCTGGCACGCGCCTACGGCACCACCAGGCCGGCGGCGATCCGCCTCAACTACGGCATGCAGCGCGTGCACGGCGGCGGCAACGCGGCGCGCGCGGTGGCCTGCCTGCCGGCGCTGGTCGGTGCCTGGCGCGAACGCGCCGGTGGCCTGCTGCTGAGCAGCTCGGGGCTCTTCCCGGTCGATCGCGCGGCCCTGCAGCGGCCCGACCTGCTTGCCGGCCGGCGGCCGCGCACCATCAACATGAGCACCATCGGCGATGCGCTGCTGGACAGCGCGAACCCGATCGAGGCGCTGATCGTCTACAACAGCAACCCGGTGGCGGTCGCGCCCGAGTCGGGCAAGGTGGTGGCCGGCTTCGCGCGCGAGGACCTCTTCACCGTGGTGCTCGAGCAGTTCCAGACCGACACCGCCGACTACGCCGACTACGTGCTGCCCGCCACCACGCAGCTCGAGCACTGGGACATCCATTTCAGCTACGGCCACACCGACGTGATGCTCAATCGACCGGCGGTCGCGCCGCGCGGCGAGGCGCGCAGCAACACCTGGGTCTTTCGCGAGCTCGCCAGGCGCATGGGCTTCGACGAGCCGTGTTTCTCCGATGACGACGAGGCCCTGTGCCGCACCGCCTTCCCCGCCGAAGCGGTCGATTTCGGGGAACTGGAGGCAAACGGCTTCGCCACGCTGAAGCTGCCGGATGCGCCGTATGCCGAGGGCAACTTCCCGACGCCATCGGGCCGCTGCGAATTCTTCAGTGCGCGGCTCGCGGCGCTGGGGCAGGACGGCTTGCCGGACCATGTGCCCAATCACGAAGCGGCGGGAAGCTCGCGTGAATTCCCGCTCGCGATGATCTCGCCGCCGGCGCGCAACTTCCTCAACTCCAGCTTCGTCAACGTGCGCAGCCTGCGCTCGATCGAAGGCGAACCTCTGCTGGAGATCAGCGAGGCCGATGCCAGCGCGCGCGGCATTGCCGACGGCGCGACGGTGCGCGTCTTCAACCAGCGCGGCGAATACCGCTGCCGCGCCGAAGTCTCGCGCCGCGCGCGGCCGGGCGTGGTGCATGGGCTCGGCATCTGGTGGCGCAAGCTCGGCCTGGACGGCACCAATGTCAACCAGCTGACCAGCCAGCGGCTGACCGACATCGGACGCGGCCCGACCTTCTATGACTGCCTGGTCGAGGTCGAGAGCGTGTTGGAGGGCTGA
- the argE gene encoding acetylornithine deacetylase, protein MSHVLSTRSLELAQTLVRMNTVSANSNLELIDFVRDHLAGLGVRSRLTYNADRTKANLFATLGAGKKAGMILSGHTDTVPWDGQAWSVDPLSAIVQDWPQTDADAERVVDEPRLYGRGSADMKSFIAVALANAERFIESESPFAVHFAFTYDEEIGCFGVRELIADMKDQGIKPLACIVGEPTMMVPAIAHKGVYRFKCCVRGKEAHSSLTPQSVNAIEMAARVVGKLRDMAEGFERDEPRYEGFDVPFSTASVGQFHGGIADNVVPRDAEFRYEFRNLPTGDVARMQKEVVAYAQRAEAAMKKVAPDAGFRFEPICEVPSFLGSASDAVTRLAQRLAREPRTTLVGFGTEAGLFKNAGIPTVVCGPGSITQAHQPDEYVTLEQLARCEDFLCGLAATKEIR, encoded by the coding sequence ATGTCACATGTGCTTTCCACCCGCAGCCTCGAACTCGCGCAGACGCTCGTGCGCATGAACACGGTGAGCGCGAACAGCAACCTCGAACTCATCGATTTCGTGCGCGACCACCTGGCCGGTCTCGGCGTCCGCAGCCGGCTCACCTATAACGCCGACAGGACCAAGGCCAATCTCTTCGCCACGCTGGGTGCGGGCAAGAAGGCCGGCATGATCCTCTCGGGCCACACCGACACGGTGCCGTGGGACGGGCAGGCGTGGAGCGTGGACCCGCTCTCGGCCATCGTGCAGGACTGGCCGCAGACCGACGCCGATGCGGAGCGCGTCGTCGATGAACCGCGGCTCTACGGGCGGGGATCGGCCGACATGAAGAGCTTCATCGCGGTCGCGCTCGCCAATGCCGAGCGCTTCATCGAGAGCGAGTCGCCCTTCGCGGTGCACTTCGCCTTCACTTACGACGAGGAGATCGGCTGCTTCGGCGTGCGGGAGCTGATCGCCGACATGAAGGACCAGGGCATCAAGCCGCTGGCCTGCATCGTGGGCGAGCCGACGATGATGGTCCCGGCGATCGCGCACAAGGGCGTGTACCGCTTCAAGTGCTGCGTGCGCGGCAAGGAGGCGCATTCCTCGCTCACGCCGCAGTCCGTCAACGCGATCGAGATGGCGGCGCGCGTCGTCGGCAAGCTGCGCGACATGGCCGAGGGCTTCGAGCGCGACGAGCCGCGCTATGAAGGCTTCGACGTGCCTTTCAGCACCGCCAGCGTGGGCCAGTTCCACGGCGGCATCGCGGACAACGTGGTGCCGCGCGATGCGGAGTTCCGCTATGAATTCCGCAACCTGCCGACCGGCGACGTCGCCAGGATGCAGAAGGAGGTCGTCGCCTATGCGCAGCGCGCCGAGGCGGCGATGAAGAAGGTCGCGCCCGACGCGGGCTTTCGCTTCGAGCCGATCTGCGAGGTGCCGAGCTTCCTCGGCTCCGCCAGCGACGCGGTCACGCGCCTGGCCCAGCGGCTGGCCAGGGAGCCGCGCACCACGCTCGTGGGTTTCGGCACCGAGGCGGGCCTCTTCAAAAACGCCGGCATCCCCACAGTGGTGTGCGGCCCCGGCAGCATCACGCAGGCGCACCAGCCGGACGAATACGTGACGCTCGAACAGCTCGCGCGCTGCGAGGACTTCCTCTGCGGCCTGGCCGCCACGAAGGAGATCCGCTGA
- a CDS encoding DUF445 domain-containing protein: MKRIALGLLLAAALLYAVATTLEARHPAWGYVAAFAEAAMVGAIADWFAVVALFRHPLGLPIPHTAIIPANKDRIGAKLAGFICNNFLSTPQVLAKLEEFDPSARLANWLSRPDRAQKLGEHLVAAARYGVSAFDDERVRDFLGRMASAGLAQIDMSRLAGQALDALTAGGRHQALLDDVLVQVAQVVEGDEVQERITEAIAREIKALRYVGLDQVAARVATRKIVDAVASTIGELAADPAHPLRLRFDGFMAGFIERLKADPEFRRRGEAIRAELQAHPALGDYLHGLWSELLAWLHGDLAQDDSSIRQRIVAMAGTLGARLSADGAMRRWINEQIMDAAPRAIERYREDIRRYIIERVAEWNADEMTVELERHIGRDLQFIRVNGTLVGGLVGLAIHAATELLKP; the protein is encoded by the coding sequence ATGAAGCGGATCGCGCTCGGACTGCTCTTAGCCGCCGCGCTGCTCTACGCAGTGGCGACGACGCTCGAGGCGCGGCATCCGGCCTGGGGCTACGTCGCTGCCTTCGCCGAGGCGGCGATGGTCGGCGCGATCGCGGACTGGTTCGCGGTCGTCGCGCTGTTCCGGCATCCGCTGGGGCTGCCGATTCCGCACACCGCGATCATTCCGGCGAACAAGGACCGCATCGGCGCGAAGCTCGCGGGCTTCATCTGCAACAACTTCCTGAGCACGCCGCAGGTGCTGGCGAAGCTGGAGGAATTCGATCCGTCCGCGCGGCTCGCCAACTGGCTCTCGAGGCCGGACCGTGCACAGAAGCTGGGCGAGCACCTCGTCGCCGCGGCGCGCTACGGGGTCAGCGCCTTCGATGACGAGCGGGTGCGCGACTTCCTCGGTCGCATGGCCTCGGCCGGGCTGGCGCAGATCGACATGTCGCGCCTCGCCGGCCAGGCGCTCGACGCATTGACCGCGGGCGGACGCCATCAGGCCCTGCTCGACGACGTGCTGGTGCAGGTCGCGCAGGTCGTCGAGGGCGACGAAGTGCAGGAGCGCATCACCGAAGCCATTGCGCGCGAGATCAAGGCGCTGCGCTACGTGGGGCTCGACCAGGTGGCGGCGCGGGTGGCGACCCGCAAGATCGTCGACGCGGTGGCGAGCACCATCGGCGAGCTGGCGGCGGACCCAGCGCATCCGCTGCGGCTGCGCTTCGACGGCTTCATGGCCGGCTTCATCGAGCGGCTCAAGGCCGACCCGGAATTCCGGCGGCGCGGCGAGGCCATCCGCGCCGAGCTGCAGGCGCATCCCGCGCTCGGCGATTACCTGCACGGCCTGTGGAGCGAACTGCTCGCCTGGCTGCACGGCGATCTCGCGCAGGACGATTCGAGCATCCGCCAGCGCATCGTCGCGATGGCCGGCACCCTGGGCGCAAGGCTGAGCGCGGACGGCGCGATGCGGCGCTGGATCAACGAACAGATCATGGATGCCGCCCCGCGCGCGATCGAGCGCTACCGCGAGGACATCCGCCGCTACATCATCGAACGCGTGGCCGAATGGAACGCCGACGAGATGACCGTCGAGCTCGAACGCCACATCGGCCGCGACCTGCAGTTCATCCGGGTGAACGGCACGCTGGTGGGCGGGCTGGTGGGGCTGGCCATCCACGCCGCCACCGAGCTGTTGAAGCCTTAG
- a CDS encoding aminopeptidase, translated as MKRARWAIVAGAALGGLALLAGCADIRYYWQSASGHIDLMRAARPVPEWLEDPAAPEALKSKLELTQRIRRYAVSELGLPDNDSYKAYADLHRPAALWNVVAAPAHSLTLKTWCFPVAGCVGYRGYYDEAAARADAAELTAQGLEVAVYPVPAYSTLGWMNWAGGDPLLSTFIGYPEGELARIVFHELAHQVLYVQGDTMFNESFATAVERIGGARWLKSQASEAARLEYAQFDARRQQFRALAADTRRALQEIYASDEAKAQDWKAVDARKAAAMDEFRLRYAALRATWTGPRQGAYDAWVARANNAAFGAQAAYDDLVPGFEALFEREGEDWPRFYAAVKVLAAQPKAGRDQALRTPAPAAGNA; from the coding sequence ATGAAACGCGCGCGCTGGGCAATCGTGGCAGGCGCGGCCCTCGGCGGGCTGGCGCTGCTCGCGGGCTGCGCGGACATCCGCTACTACTGGCAATCGGCCAGCGGCCACATCGACCTGATGCGCGCCGCGCGTCCGGTGCCGGAATGGCTCGAAGACCCGGCCGCCCCCGAGGCGCTCAAGAGCAAGCTGGAGCTCACGCAGCGCATCCGCCGCTATGCGGTGTCCGAACTCGGCCTGCCCGACAACGACAGCTACAAGGCCTATGCCGACCTGCACCGGCCGGCCGCGCTCTGGAACGTGGTCGCGGCGCCGGCGCATTCGCTCACGCTCAAGACCTGGTGCTTCCCGGTCGCGGGCTGCGTCGGCTATCGCGGCTACTACGACGAGGCCGCCGCCCGGGCCGACGCCGCGGAGCTGACGGCCCAGGGCCTGGAGGTCGCGGTTTACCCGGTGCCGGCGTATTCGACGCTCGGGTGGATGAACTGGGCCGGCGGCGATCCGCTGCTGTCCACCTTCATCGGCTACCCCGAAGGCGAACTCGCACGCATCGTGTTCCACGAGCTCGCGCACCAGGTGCTGTACGTGCAGGGCGACACCATGTTCAACGAGTCCTTCGCGACGGCCGTGGAGCGCATTGGCGGCGCGCGCTGGCTGAAGTCGCAGGCGAGCGAGGCCGCGCGGCTCGAATACGCGCAGTTCGATGCGCGCCGCCAGCAATTCCGCGCGCTGGCGGCCGACACGCGGCGCGCGCTGCAGGAGATCTATGCCTCGGACGAGGCCAAGGCCCAGGACTGGAAGGCCGTCGATGCGAGGAAGGCCGCGGCGATGGACGAGTTCCGACTGCGCTATGCGGCGCTGCGCGCCACCTGGACCGGTCCGCGCCAGGGCGCCTACGACGCCTGGGTGGCACGCGCCAACAACGCGGCCTTCGGCGCGCAGGCAGCTTACGACGATCTGGTGCCCGGTTTCGAGGCGCTGTTCGAGCGTGAGGGCGAGGACTGGCCGCGCTTCTATGCGGCGGTCAAGGTGCTGGCCGCACAGCCCAAGGCGGGCCGCGACCAGGCCCTGCGCACGCCCGCGCCGGCGGCGGGCAATGCCTGA
- a CDS encoding acyl-CoA-binding protein, whose translation MSDLNALFEAAQANSKLLAERPDNPTLLKIYGLFKQATAGDNTEKKPSFSDIVARAKWDAWTSRKGLGADEAKQQYIDLIESLR comes from the coding sequence ATGTCCGACCTCAACGCCCTCTTCGAAGCCGCCCAGGCGAATTCCAAACTGCTCGCCGAGCGCCCCGACAATCCGACGCTGCTGAAGATCTACGGCCTCTTCAAGCAGGCCACCGCGGGCGACAACACCGAGAAGAAGCCCAGCTTCAGCGACATCGTCGCACGTGCCAAGTGGGACGCCTGGACCTCGCGCAAGGGCCTCGGCGCCGACGAAGCCAAGCAGCAATACATCGACCTGATCGAATCGCTGCGCTGA
- a CDS encoding O-antigen ligase family protein, protein MTRSIAHPPEITRALTAAAPRARFVRAAALLWGCVVFMPVGLNYAAAGLLVLALLASGGFRERAARWQGDPLRWPILAFVAWVLVVLALRPHHPETGLSLWHDARIAVTLALTLLLSVEETVWALRGFVLAAAFAVLVIILGHTVGLPTLPIWHNVLVMKGNKSINDALLFALIGASAAVWGLAHLNDTRDRWHWAGPAFAVTIVTAAIVTVTLPNRTSLLGLLLAVFAACVHQWRGRLRVLAVALCVGAVVAAGLVWQAPSVQEKFTLGIQELEAAQAGAVSEGSWVVRFHMYRETTGMMLDAPLAGLGLGSWTPEWHRRGPKLLYDYSMPHNDFLWLGAETGVPGLLILAALFATGLVIAWRRHDITGRLAFAAMLILLVATCVNSAMRDAAIGLSLPWIAFLYLHLARAPGNPWVGVLPGEWGAVLRG, encoded by the coding sequence ATGACGAGATCGATAGCCCATCCACCTGAAATCACGCGCGCGCTGACCGCCGCGGCGCCGCGAGCGCGATTCGTGCGCGCCGCCGCGCTGCTGTGGGGCTGCGTGGTCTTCATGCCGGTGGGGCTCAACTACGCGGCGGCGGGGCTGCTCGTCCTGGCGCTGCTGGCGTCGGGCGGCTTTCGCGAGCGCGCGGCGCGCTGGCAGGGCGACCCGCTGCGGTGGCCGATCCTGGCCTTCGTCGCCTGGGTGCTGGTGGTGCTGGCGCTGCGGCCGCACCATCCGGAGACCGGGCTGAGCCTCTGGCACGACGCGCGCATCGCGGTGACGCTGGCGCTCACGCTGCTGCTCTCGGTCGAGGAGACGGTGTGGGCGCTGCGCGGATTCGTGCTCGCGGCCGCGTTCGCGGTGCTGGTGATCATCCTCGGCCACACGGTGGGGCTGCCGACCCTGCCGATCTGGCACAACGTGCTGGTGATGAAGGGCAACAAGTCGATCAACGACGCGCTGCTGTTTGCCCTCATCGGCGCATCCGCCGCGGTCTGGGGGCTCGCCCATCTCAACGACACGCGCGACCGCTGGCACTGGGCCGGCCCGGCGTTCGCGGTCACCATCGTGACCGCGGCGATCGTGACCGTGACGCTGCCCAATCGCACCTCGCTGCTCGGACTGCTGCTGGCGGTGTTCGCGGCCTGCGTGCACCAGTGGCGCGGGCGCTTGCGGGTGCTGGCCGTGGCGCTGTGCGTCGGCGCGGTGGTGGCGGCCGGGCTGGTCTGGCAGGCGCCCTCGGTGCAGGAGAAATTCACGCTCGGCATTCAGGAACTCGAAGCCGCGCAGGCCGGCGCGGTCTCGGAAGGAAGCTGGGTGGTGCGCTTCCACATGTACCGCGAGACGACCGGGATGATGCTCGATGCGCCGCTGGCCGGCCTCGGGCTCGGAAGCTGGACGCCGGAATGGCACCGCCGCGGCCCGAAGCTGCTGTACGACTACAGCATGCCGCACAACGACTTCCTGTGGCTCGGCGCGGAGACCGGCGTGCCGGGGCTGCTGATCCTGGCTGCGCTGTTCGCCACCGGGCTGGTCATCGCCTGGCGGCGGCACGACATCACCGGCCGGCTGGCTTTCGCGGCGATGCTGATCCTGCTGGTGGCGACCTGCGTCAACTCGGCGATGCGCGATGCGGCGATCGGGCTCAGCCTGCCCTGGATCGCGTTCCTCTACCTGCACCTCGCGCGCGCACCCGGCAATCCGTGGGTCGGGGTGCTGCCGGGCGAGTGGGGCGCGGTGCTGCGCGGATAG
- a CDS encoding ABC transporter substrate-binding protein, with amino-acid sequence MLSRRQFSIATGAAALAGFQFARAQSETPLVLGQSAPFTGPAAQLGIQFYEGAKLFLDQFNAQPGRDVVIKNLDDGYEPDRCAENTRKLIDEDVFALFGYIGTPTSLAALPQAVNAKVPFIAPFTGAMSLREPLHHNVFHLRASYNDETAVIVKQLTHLGLKKIAVFYQNDAYGKAGLDGVTLALSQLDLKPVALATVERNSVNVSAAVQTIVAAQPDAVVQVSAYKSCAAFIREARKSGYGGTFFNVSFVGTQALADELGKEGAGVVVTQVVPSPYNAANGITREFNEAVRKSNSTTKANFSSVEGYLAAKVLVEGLRRSSGKPSREGLIAGLESIERQQFAGFDVSFSPKNHVASKFVELSMITAEGKIRT; translated from the coding sequence ATGCTGAGTCGCAGACAGTTTTCGATCGCCACCGGTGCCGCGGCGCTTGCCGGCTTCCAGTTCGCGCGCGCCCAGAGCGAGACGCCGCTGGTGCTCGGCCAGTCCGCGCCGTTCACCGGGCCGGCCGCGCAACTGGGCATCCAGTTCTACGAGGGCGCCAAGCTCTTCCTCGACCAATTCAACGCCCAGCCCGGCCGCGACGTGGTCATCAAGAACCTGGACGACGGCTACGAGCCGGATCGCTGCGCGGAGAACACCAGGAAGCTGATCGACGAGGACGTCTTCGCGCTCTTCGGCTACATCGGCACACCGACGAGCCTGGCGGCGCTGCCGCAGGCAGTGAATGCCAAGGTGCCGTTCATCGCGCCCTTCACCGGCGCCATGTCGCTGCGCGAGCCGCTCCACCACAACGTGTTCCACCTGCGCGCCTCGTACAACGACGAGACCGCGGTGATCGTCAAGCAGCTCACGCATCTCGGCCTCAAGAAGATCGCGGTCTTCTACCAGAACGACGCCTACGGCAAGGCAGGCCTCGACGGCGTGACGCTCGCGCTGTCGCAGCTCGACCTGAAGCCGGTCGCGCTCGCCACGGTCGAGCGCAACTCGGTCAACGTGTCGGCGGCGGTCCAGACCATCGTGGCGGCGCAGCCGGACGCGGTGGTCCAGGTGAGCGCCTACAAGTCGTGCGCGGCCTTCATCCGCGAGGCGCGCAAGTCGGGCTACGGCGGCACCTTCTTCAATGTGTCTTTCGTCGGCACGCAGGCGCTCGCGGACGAGCTCGGCAAGGAGGGCGCCGGCGTGGTGGTCACGCAGGTCGTGCCCTCGCCCTACAACGCGGCGAACGGCATCACGCGCGAGTTCAACGAGGCGGTGCGCAAGAGCAACAGCACGACCAAGGCCAACTTCTCGAGCGTCGAGGGCTACCTGGCCGCGAAGGTGCTGGTCGAAGGCCTGCGGCGTTCAAGCGGAAAGCCCTCGCGCGAAGGGCTGATCGCGGGGCTCGAAAGCATCGAGCGCCAGCAGTTCGCCGGCTTCGACGTGTCGTTCTCGCCGAAGAACCATGTGGCGTCGAAGTTCGTCGAGCTGTCGATGATCACGGCGGAAGGAAAGATTCGCACCTAA
- a CDS encoding 4-deoxy-4-formamido-L-arabinose-phosphoundecaprenol deformylase produces MPRIALKVDVDTLRGTREGVPPLVKLLTGSDAGASFLFSLGPDHTGRAILRVFRPGFLSKVSRTSVVEHYGLKTLMYGVLLPGPDIGLREAAQLRAVRDAGFEVGVHCWDHVRWQDHLIGSDEAWAMREMRNATERHAEIFGTPPRLHGAAGWQFNAAAARAEALLGITYASDTRGTHPFVPVDDNGSLLGPAQYPTTLPTLDELIGVDGLTVDNVHTHLLALTEGATQDHVYTLHAELEGQKLLPVFRRLIDGWRAQGHSLVDLGELRDGTPDAALPRHRIALGSVPGRSGLLAVQGAPWHAPA; encoded by the coding sequence ATGCCGCGCATCGCACTGAAGGTCGACGTCGACACCTTGCGCGGCACGCGCGAAGGCGTCCCGCCGCTGGTGAAGCTCCTGACCGGCTCGGACGCCGGTGCGAGCTTCCTCTTCAGCCTCGGCCCCGACCACACCGGCCGCGCCATCCTGCGGGTGTTCCGGCCCGGCTTTCTCAGCAAGGTCTCGCGCACCTCGGTGGTCGAGCACTACGGCCTGAAGACGCTGATGTACGGCGTGCTGCTGCCCGGGCCCGATATCGGCCTGCGCGAAGCCGCCCAGCTACGCGCCGTTCGCGACGCCGGCTTCGAGGTCGGCGTGCACTGCTGGGACCACGTGCGCTGGCAGGACCATCTCATCGGAAGCGACGAGGCCTGGGCGATGCGCGAAATGCGCAATGCCACCGAGCGCCATGCCGAGATCTTCGGCACGCCGCCGCGGCTGCACGGCGCGGCGGGCTGGCAGTTCAACGCGGCCGCCGCGCGCGCCGAGGCCTTGCTCGGCATCACCTATGCGTCGGACACCCGCGGCACCCATCCCTTCGTGCCGGTGGACGACAACGGTTCGCTGCTCGGCCCTGCGCAGTACCCGACCACGCTGCCGACGCTGGACGAACTCATCGGCGTCGACGGACTCACCGTCGACAACGTGCACACGCACCTGCTCGCGCTGACCGAAGGCGCGACGCAGGACCACGTCTACACGCTGCATGCCGAGCTCGAAGGCCAGAAGCTGCTGCCGGTGTTCCGCCGGCTGATCGACGGCTGGCGCGCGCAGGGCCACTCATTGGTGGACCTCGGCGAGCTGCGCGACGGCACGCCCGACGCGGCGCTGCCGCGGCATCGCATCGCGCTCGGCAGCGTGCCGGGCCGCTCCGGCCTGCTCGCGGTGCAGGGCGCGCCCTGGCACGCCCCCGCCTGA
- a CDS encoding glycerophosphodiester phosphodiesterase has product MSKLQIPAAATAMIAFTALGLAACSTSATGPSSRLATLDGQPPLVVAHRGASGYLPEETIEAYTRAIELGADVIEMDLISTKDGVLIMRHDPNLAISTDVATRPEFAARKKTIQVDGETQTGWFSNDFTLEEIKRLGAISTDAERPQQFNGRFKVATFQEAIDLAKAKSRETGRTIAVYPETKNPTYFRDLSLPLEDKLIALLEAAGWNSRNAPVFVQSFEPGSLKYMRSKGLKTKVVQLIDGDGIDMKTGAMTYAVPADRPYEWTKAGDRRNFDVMVTPAGLAEIKTYADGIGPWKRYIVSVKGTIGPDGKPVDVNHDGKINDADATSMAPTSLVADAHKAGLFVHPFTFRNESRRLASDYKGDGTNEYLVFYRLGVDGVFTDFTDTALAARSAWAKEAGR; this is encoded by the coding sequence ATGTCGAAACTGCAGATCCCGGCGGCGGCAACCGCAATGATTGCCTTCACCGCCCTCGGCCTCGCTGCCTGCAGCACCTCCGCCACCGGGCCGTCGTCCCGGCTGGCCACGCTCGACGGCCAGCCGCCGCTGGTGGTGGCGCATCGCGGCGCTTCGGGCTACCTGCCCGAGGAAACGATCGAGGCCTACACCCGCGCCATCGAACTGGGCGCCGACGTGATCGAGATGGACCTGATCTCCACCAAGGACGGCGTGCTCATCATGCGTCATGACCCCAATCTCGCCATCAGCACCGACGTGGCCACGCGGCCCGAATTCGCGGCACGCAAGAAGACCATCCAGGTTGATGGCGAGACACAGACCGGCTGGTTCAGCAACGACTTCACGCTCGAGGAGATCAAGCGGCTTGGCGCCATTTCGACCGACGCCGAGCGGCCGCAGCAGTTCAACGGACGCTTCAAGGTGGCGACCTTCCAGGAAGCGATCGATCTCGCGAAGGCGAAGTCGCGCGAGACCGGCCGCACCATCGCGGTCTATCCCGAGACCAAGAACCCGACCTATTTCCGCGACCTGAGCCTGCCGCTGGAAGACAAGCTGATCGCCCTGCTCGAGGCGGCCGGCTGGAACAGCCGCAACGCACCGGTTTTCGTCCAGTCCTTCGAGCCCGGCAGCCTAAAGTACATGCGCAGCAAGGGGCTGAAGACCAAGGTCGTCCAGCTGATCGACGGCGACGGCATCGACATGAAGACCGGCGCGATGACCTATGCGGTGCCGGCCGACCGGCCCTATGAATGGACCAAGGCGGGCGACAGGCGCAACTTCGACGTCATGGTCACCCCGGCGGGCCTGGCCGAGATCAAGACCTATGCCGATGGCATCGGCCCGTGGAAGCGCTACATCGTGAGCGTCAAGGGCACGATCGGCCCGGACGGCAAGCCGGTGGACGTGAACCACGACGGCAAGATCAACGACGCGGACGCCACCTCGATGGCCCCGACCAGCCTGGTCGCGGATGCGCACAAGGCGGGGCTCTTCGTGCACCCCTTTACCTTCCGCAACGAGTCGCGCAGGCTCGCGTCCGACTACAAGGGCGACGGCACGAACGAATACCTCGTCTTCTACCGCCTGGGCGTGGACGGCGTGTTCACCGATTTCACCGATACGGCGCTGGCCGCGCGCTCGGCCTGGGCGAAGGAAGCGGGCCGCTGA